The DNA region ATGCTTACCTGAATCTGAATGTTTTCGAGCAAACTCGTATAGTCTGCTTTTGTAAATAATTTTCATTCGTTGAAATTTTTACAGTCGGTTTTAAAAGACTTCCCATCTACAAATTTTTTAGAAGTAAAACATATTGTTAATTATCCTGCGTAAGCAGCCATAGCCTTGATGACGATCTCACTAAACAAATGTAATAAACAGTTGGCAAAATACCAACTCTATTAATGTGGAAATAATTTACTCGAGGCTACCGCGGGTTTAGCGATAGCGTAACCCGTGGTTGGCATAGGGAAAGCTTTCAGCTTAACTGGCTCCACGATTCAGCTGAAAGCTGAAACCATAGTTACCACGGGTTGAAAACCCGCGGCAGTGGGAAATAATAAATAATGTTACCTACTCTTTCTTATAATCCTTATGTACAATCAGGAAACTCGCACGTTCTTCCTTATGAAAAGGAATATTCCAATTACCCTGGTAGGTGATTTTTGCAGGTAGCGGTTCGCCCTGGAAATTATTAAGCTCGATGTTCATCTGCACATTAAAATCAAGAAACATATTACTGAACTTCATATCAATATACCGGCCCAGGATCTGGAAAGTACGCTCATCAAAAATGGTGGTCATTTCCTTGATCATGGTATCACTGTCGGATGTGCTCGGCTTGCACCTCACCTTAAAGCGGTAAACAGGAATGGTGTCGAGGTATTTACCACGCGCGAATTCGTAATAATAATACTGGCGCATATCATTAGAGAAAATTTCCGTTTTGCTGCTAATGAAAGGGATTCCGCTTACCTTACGGCCCGGCGTAAAGATCAGCGTTTTGAGTTTGCTTTTATACGATTCATTTTTACCTCCCGATCCAGGCAGGGCATCACCCTTGGTAAAATCGGAATTATACGCGTTCATGAAAATAAAATCGAACATCTCAACCGTGTACAACTGATATTTGCCATTCTTTTTGTATACATCGCCGCTATCCTTTTTGGCAACATATTCAATTTTATGTTTACCGGCAGCGTTGCTATGGAGTATTTTGCGGTAGATGCGTCCGTTTACCTTGTTCTTATTATCGTAAGTAAAAATGCGGTTTTCGGCAGTAAAGCCGAACTGTTTCATATTTTGGAAAGCTTTGTAAAAGCCCGTATCAGCCAATACGGCATCAATAAAATCCTGCGCGTTGAGTTTATGCGAGCGGATATCAACCAGCGAATCAATTACGATAGTACGAATTGTATCCGGGTTAAAGCGATTGATCTGCTGCGCTTTTGTTAGCAGACTGGCAGAAATAAGGATAAGGATCAGGAATATTTTTTTCATAGTAAAATTAGGTTAAAGGCAAAAGGTTAAAGGCAGCTACACCTTTCGCCTTTAACCTTTCGCCTCAAATTAGTTACCTAACTGTTTAACCGCCAAATAGGCCATCAAACCGGTACTTATTTTAAATGCATCTTCTTCCACGTCAAAAGTAGGCGTGTGCACAGATGAAGTTATTCCCCGGGCTTCGTTACGGGTGCCGAGGCGATAAAAACAGCTGCTGGCAGCCTGCGAGTAATAAGCAAAATCTTCGGCAGCCATCCAGATGTCCAGGTCGAGCACGTTTTCTTTCCCCAGGTAAGCTTCGGCATGGCCGCGGGTGGCATGGGTTAATTTTTCTTCGTTAATCAGGAACGGATAACCACGCATGATATTAAAATCGCAGCTTCCGCCCATGCTTTCGGCAATGCCTTCGGCCATTTTTTTCATGCGTTTGTGGGCTTCCTCACGCCATTTTTCATCCATGGTACGGAAAGTACCTTCCAAATAAACCTCATTAGGGATTACATTGGTTGCACCATTGGCTATCACCTTACCAAATGATAATACCGACGGGCTTTTAGGGTCGGCAAAACGGCTCACCACCTGCTGTAACGCGGTTAATATATGTGCGGTGATGATAACCGGATCGATATTTTGCTGCGGCTGGGCGCCGTGACCGCCTTTACCTTTAACAGTAACATAAAGTTCATCAGTTGAGGCCATATATTTACCTGCACGAAAACCTACTTTTCCGGCATCAATTAAAGGCATTACATGCTGACCTAAAACGGCAGCCGGTTTTGGATTTTCCAAAACGCCCTCTTTAATCATGAGGCTTGCACCGCCGGGAAGTTTTTCTTCGGCAGGCTGAAAGATCAGCTTAACGGTGCCAGCAAACTGGCTTTTCAATTCGGTTAATATTTTAGCCGTGCCTAATAATGATGAGGTATGCGCATCGTGTCCGCAGGCATGCATCACGCCCGGGTTTTGCGATTTATACGGAACATCATTGGCTTCCAATATCGGAAGCGCATCCATATCGGCACGCAATGCAACCACATTGCCGGCATCCGACGGTTTTTCGCCTTTAATGAGGGCTACCAAACCTGTATCGGCCATCTTATGGTATTCCAGGCCAAGCTCTTCAAGCTTGTTGGCTACAAAAACCGAGGTTTGCAATTCATGAAATGAAAGCTCGGGGTTGGCATGCAGGTGACGGCGGTTAGCCACTACCTCATTGAATATTTTTGCGGATAATTCCTGTATTTGCTCTTTAATCATTATTAGGATCCGTTTTAGGAAGATTTATTTTTTCGGAAATGATGAATATGCTCGAAAACGACGAGCGCAGCTCCTGTACCAGTTTTTCGGCTTCAAGCCGGGTACGGAAATCGCCTGCCTTTACCTTAAAGTTGGGCTCGCGGTAACTGATGTACGTACGCAGTTCGGGGTATTGCTGCTGCAACCGGTTTTGCGCATTATAGGCATCCTTTCGGTTTGAGCCGCTGAAGAACTGTACGCGGTAGCCATAGGATGAATAACCGGCAGCATCGGTACCTGCTGTACTGTTCAGCGTAAATCTTTTAGCTATCAGGCTGTCAACCAGTGGGTCTTTGATTACTTCAACCTTGCCGCGTGTTTGGGCAAAGACCTGGCCTGATGTCAATAGTAATAATACAAAAAAGCAGTATCTGATAATGGCTGGTTTAGCTTGATGATCAAATACTGCTTTTTTCATATGATAAATTATTATTTGGCATTAATAGTGGATGAAACTTGCATAGAGGCCTGTCACCCTGAACCTGTCGAAGGGTCGCGAGTAAAGGCACTCCCACCATGCTTCGACAGGCTCAGCATGACACCCTTTTTTAACCGTCATTGCGAGGTACGAAGCAATCCCTGATTTGCAGAGCATCCATTAAAGTTTGCCCTGTATAGTTTGGGATTGCTTTATACCTCGCAATGACGTGATTATCATAGCCCGTTTTCACGAGCTTTATATTAATTCTGCCCTACGCCGTGGCAGTTTTTGTATTTTTTACCGCTACCACAAGGGCAAGGATCATTACGGCCAATTTTGTTTTCAACCCTTACCGGGGTAATTTTTT from Mucilaginibacter sp. SJ includes:
- a CDS encoding M20 metallopeptidase family protein, with protein sequence MIKEQIQELSAKIFNEVVANRRHLHANPELSFHELQTSVFVANKLEELGLEYHKMADTGLVALIKGEKPSDAGNVVALRADMDALPILEANDVPYKSQNPGVMHACGHDAHTSSLLGTAKILTELKSQFAGTVKLIFQPAEEKLPGGASLMIKEGVLENPKPAAVLGQHVMPLIDAGKVGFRAGKYMASTDELYVTVKGKGGHGAQPQQNIDPVIITAHILTALQQVVSRFADPKSPSVLSFGKVIANGATNVIPNEVYLEGTFRTMDEKWREEAHKRMKKMAEGIAESMGGSCDFNIMRGYPFLINEEKLTHATRGHAEAYLGKENVLDLDIWMAAEDFAYYSQAASSCFYRLGTRNEARGITSSVHTPTFDVEEDAFKISTGLMAYLAVKQLGN
- a CDS encoding SPOR domain-containing protein, whose protein sequence is MKKAVFDHQAKPAIIRYCFFVLLLLTSGQVFAQTRGKVEVIKDPLVDSLIAKRFTLNSTAGTDAAGYSSYGYRVQFFSGSNRKDAYNAQNRLQQQYPELRTYISYREPNFKVKAGDFRTRLEAEKLVQELRSSFSSIFIISEKINLPKTDPNND